A region from the Halomonas piscis genome encodes:
- a CDS encoding DUF4212 domain-containing protein, whose protein sequence is MADDNTNANANATAYWKANVRTILGCLVVWAFVSYGCAILFRPLLAGIPIGGTDLGFWFAQQGSILTFIAIIFFYAWKMNRLDAKYSLGE, encoded by the coding sequence ATGGCAGATGACAACACCAACGCCAATGCCAACGCTACGGCATACTGGAAAGCCAACGTGCGCACCATTCTTGGCTGCCTGGTCGTCTGGGCCTTTGTCTCGTACGGCTGCGCCATTCTGTTTCGTCCGTTGCTTGCGGGCATCCCCATCGGCGGTACCGATCTGGGCTTCTGGTTTGCTCAGCAGGGCTCGATTTTGACCTTTATCGCGATCATCTTCTTCTACGCCTGGAAGATGAATCGGCTCGACGCCAAATATAGCCTTGGGGAGTAA
- a CDS encoding sodium:solute symporter family protein, with amino-acid sequence MDQFIINILFVGASFALYIGIAVWARAGSTKDFYVAGGGVHPVTNGMATAADWMSAASFISMAGLLAAGGYANSTYLMGWTGGYVLLAMLLAPYLRKFGKFTVPAFIGDRFYSDTARLIAVVCLIIASTTYVIGQMTGAGVAFSRFLEVPNTAGIWIAALIVFLYAVFGGMKGITYTQVAQYVVLIIAYTIPAVFIAMHLTGNPIPMFGMFSTHTESGMPLLDKLDQVVTALGFNAYTADVDNKLNMVLFTLSLMVGTAGLPHVIIRFFTVPKVADARWSAGWALVFIALLYVTAPAVGSMARLNLLTTVYPDMAQQTENYDAAAQNPIRYEDRPGWIRSWEETGLITFEDKNGDDRIQLYNDDSDAFSDKAEEFGWEGNELSVNNDILVLANPEIANLPPWVIGLIAAGGVAAALSTAAGLLLAISSAISHDLIKNTINPRITERGEMLAARISMAGAILLATYLGLNPPGFAAQTVALAFGIAGASLFPALMMGIFSKRINNRGAVAGMLTGLLTTLLYIFTYLGWFFIPETNMLANTPENWVLGISPQSFGALGAIMNFAVAFAVSSVTAAPPKEIQLLVESVRYPKGAGSAPHLSQH; translated from the coding sequence ATGGATCAGTTCATCATCAACATCCTCTTTGTGGGCGCCTCCTTTGCGCTCTACATCGGCATTGCCGTCTGGGCGCGCGCCGGCTCGACCAAGGACTTCTACGTCGCCGGCGGCGGCGTCCATCCGGTTACCAACGGCATGGCCACGGCGGCGGACTGGATGTCCGCGGCGTCGTTCATTTCCATGGCCGGCCTGCTGGCCGCCGGCGGCTACGCCAACTCGACCTATCTGATGGGCTGGACCGGCGGCTACGTGCTGCTGGCCATGCTGCTTGCCCCCTATCTGCGCAAGTTCGGCAAGTTCACCGTCCCGGCCTTTATCGGCGATCGCTTCTACAGCGACACGGCGCGCCTGATCGCGGTGGTCTGCCTGATCATTGCCTCAACCACCTACGTCATTGGCCAGATGACCGGGGCCGGCGTTGCGTTCTCGCGCTTTCTGGAAGTGCCCAACACCGCAGGGATCTGGATTGCCGCGCTGATCGTGTTCCTCTACGCCGTGTTCGGCGGCATGAAGGGCATCACCTATACCCAGGTGGCCCAGTACGTGGTGCTGATCATCGCCTACACCATTCCCGCGGTATTCATCGCCATGCACCTCACCGGCAACCCCATCCCCATGTTCGGGATGTTCAGCACCCACACCGAGTCCGGCATGCCGCTTCTGGACAAGCTCGACCAGGTGGTGACGGCGCTGGGGTTCAACGCCTACACCGCCGACGTCGACAACAAGCTCAACATGGTGCTGTTTACCCTCTCGCTGATGGTGGGTACCGCCGGGCTGCCCCACGTCATCATCCGCTTTTTCACCGTGCCCAAGGTGGCGGATGCGCGCTGGTCCGCGGGCTGGGCGCTGGTGTTCATCGCCCTGCTGTACGTCACCGCGCCGGCGGTGGGCTCCATGGCGCGGCTCAACCTGCTGACCACGGTCTACCCGGACATGGCCCAGCAGACCGAGAACTACGACGCCGCCGCCCAGAACCCCATCCGCTATGAAGACCGTCCCGGCTGGATCCGCTCCTGGGAAGAAACCGGTCTGATCACCTTCGAGGACAAGAACGGCGACGACCGCATCCAGCTCTACAACGACGACAGCGACGCCTTTAGCGACAAGGCCGAAGAGTTCGGCTGGGAAGGCAACGAGCTGTCGGTCAACAACGATATCCTGGTGCTGGCCAACCCCGAAATCGCCAATCTGCCGCCCTGGGTGATCGGCCTGATCGCCGCCGGCGGGGTCGCCGCCGCGCTTTCCACCGCGGCCGGGCTGCTGCTGGCCATTTCCTCGGCGATCAGCCACGACCTGATCAAGAACACCATCAACCCGCGGATCACCGAGCGAGGCGAAATGCTCGCCGCGCGAATCTCCATGGCCGGGGCGATCCTGCTCGCCACCTATCTGGGGCTCAACCCGCCCGGGTTTGCCGCCCAGACCGTGGCGCTGGCCTTCGGTATTGCCGGTGCCTCGCTGTTCCCGGCGCTGATGATGGGCATCTTCTCCAAGCGCATCAACAACCGCGGCGCCGTGGCCGGCATGCTCACCGGGCTTTTGACCACGCTTCTGTATATCTTTACCTACCTGGGCTGGTTCTTTATCCCCGAAACCAACATGCTGGCCAACACGCCGGAAAACTGGGTGCTGGGTATCTCCCCGCAGTCCTTCGGGGCGCTGGGGGCGATCATGAACTTCGCCGTGGCTTTCGCCGTTTCCAGCGTTACCGCTGCACCGCCCAAGGAAATCCAGCTGCTGGTGGAAAGCGTGCGCTACCCCAAGGGGGCCGGCAGCGCGCCGCACCTGAGTCAGCACTGA
- a CDS encoding NahK/ErcS family hybrid sensor histidine kinase/response regulator, with protein sequence MFYAGLLIAVSLLYIAMLFGIAWYGDRRAHTRGASRRRPLIYSLALAIYCTSWTFYGAVGQAATSGWSFASIFVGPVLTFLLFWPVLAKMIRVAKHQNITSIADFIASRYGKAQSLAVLASLIALIGTLPYIALQLKAVASSFSILTDSASAPHAPLFGDAAFYIAAVMALFAILFGTRHTDATEHHEGLIHAVAFESLIKLAAFVILGAVVTWGMFDGLGGLLRYADDQLQLERQLTEQDFAHGFWAQTLLAMLAIFCLPRQFHVAVVENTHPDDARRARWLFPLYLAAVAFFVVPLAGAGLWLFGDTDIQPDTYVLALSMASNHGWLPLLTFIGGFSAATSMVLVATVAVSIMVSNEIVIPALFRLRWFDTQARDYGRLVLRVRRFTIVAVLVLAYGFYRLLAEFTSLSSIGMLSFAAAAQFAPALIGGLYWKRGNWLGVTVGLNAGFAVWAYSLLGPALASAGVLPGGWVANGPLGVGWLSPVELFGLQLGDPFTHGVMLSLGLNLFCYIFISQLSTQRVVERIQASLFVDSVETRQTSINRPWLGATTVGDLKVLCERFLGESQVAKAFNDYARRNATTLDDDARASIDVIQFTERFLASVLGASSARIVVNSALQGRGIGISDVISIVDEASQVLEFNRALLQATIENISQGISVVDQHLRLVVWNQRYLELFRFPDHLIRVGAPIDRIFRYNAHSGEYGPGDPEEHVELLLDNIREGQPHRYVRYRQDGSVLEVQGNPMPGGGFVYTYQDITRQKRTEEALIRSENNIRIYTDNVPALIAYFDKDCRYLFTNRAYEQAFGVDRHAVIGRRFADVMPADKARVRADWIRRTLAGERVSFEVAMPIAGERHHMLVTYTPHFDDGGAALGFFALYQDITERRLAEIALKETNETLEERVYERTQELSRAKQLAEDANTSKTRFLAAASHDLLQPLNAARLFTSALAQNQTADDDRHTIDHIDNSLQAAEELLGTLLDISKLDAGALTARRSHFALADIFRPLRAEFDVMAADRGLDLTVVPTEQWVDSDAQMLRRIVQNFLSNALRYTREGRVLLGCRRAGERLRIEVWDTGPGIAEAKQAEIFQEFRRLDQSSRHRENEKGLGLGLSIAERMSRVLDHPIAVRSREGAGTVFSVSVPAVEAQAAADTAPEPRRRAGNKLAGARIVCIDNESLILEGMSAMLGGWGCEVFTATSIGGAKSILRNMEGDPEAILADYHLGNEVTGLMALEALGERLQGEVPGIVITADRTEAVADEVRRAGHHLLQKPVRPAALRALLTRTLQARRGAQKT encoded by the coding sequence ATGTTTTATGCAGGGCTACTCATCGCGGTATCGCTTTTGTACATTGCGATGCTGTTCGGCATTGCCTGGTACGGCGATCGCCGAGCCCACACCCGGGGCGCCAGCCGCCGCCGTCCGCTGATCTACAGCCTGGCGCTGGCGATTTACTGCACGTCCTGGACGTTTTACGGCGCCGTGGGCCAGGCGGCCACTTCGGGCTGGTCCTTTGCCAGCATTTTTGTCGGGCCGGTGCTGACGTTTCTGCTGTTCTGGCCGGTGCTGGCGAAGATGATTCGCGTGGCCAAGCATCAGAACATCACCTCGATTGCCGACTTCATTGCCTCGCGCTACGGCAAGGCCCAGTCCCTGGCGGTCCTTGCCAGCCTGATCGCGCTGATCGGCACGCTGCCCTACATAGCCCTGCAGCTCAAAGCCGTAGCCTCGTCGTTCAGTATCCTTACCGACAGCGCCAGCGCTCCCCATGCACCGCTGTTTGGCGACGCCGCCTTTTACATTGCCGCGGTCATGGCGCTGTTCGCCATTCTGTTCGGCACCCGCCACACCGACGCCACCGAACACCACGAGGGGCTGATCCACGCCGTGGCCTTTGAGTCGCTGATCAAGCTGGCGGCGTTCGTGATTCTGGGCGCGGTGGTCACCTGGGGCATGTTCGACGGGCTGGGCGGGCTTTTGCGCTACGCCGACGATCAGCTCCAGCTGGAGCGCCAGCTGACCGAGCAAGATTTCGCCCACGGCTTCTGGGCCCAGACGCTGCTCGCCATGCTGGCGATTTTCTGCCTGCCGCGCCAGTTCCACGTTGCCGTGGTGGAAAACACCCACCCCGACGATGCCCGGCGGGCACGCTGGCTGTTTCCTCTCTACCTGGCCGCGGTAGCCTTTTTTGTCGTGCCGCTGGCCGGCGCCGGGCTGTGGCTGTTCGGCGACACCGATATCCAGCCCGACACCTACGTGCTGGCGCTATCCATGGCGTCAAACCACGGCTGGCTGCCGCTTTTGACCTTTATCGGCGGCTTTTCCGCCGCGACCAGCATGGTCCTTGTCGCCACCGTGGCGGTGTCGATCATGGTATCCAACGAGATCGTCATCCCCGCGCTTTTTCGCCTGCGCTGGTTCGATACCCAGGCCCGGGACTACGGCCGCCTGGTGCTGCGCGTCAGACGCTTTACCATCGTCGCCGTGCTGGTGCTGGCCTACGGCTTCTATCGGCTGCTGGCCGAGTTTACCTCGCTTTCCTCCATCGGCATGCTGTCCTTTGCCGCCGCCGCGCAGTTCGCCCCGGCGCTGATCGGCGGCCTTTACTGGAAGCGCGGCAACTGGCTGGGGGTCACCGTGGGGCTGAACGCGGGCTTTGCCGTCTGGGCCTACAGCCTGCTGGGCCCGGCGCTTGCCAGCGCCGGCGTGCTGCCCGGCGGCTGGGTCGCCAATGGTCCGCTGGGGGTCGGCTGGCTCTCGCCCGTGGAGCTTTTCGGCCTGCAGCTGGGCGATCCTTTCACCCACGGGGTCATGCTGTCGCTGGGGCTCAACCTGTTTTGCTATATCTTTATTTCCCAGCTGAGCACTCAGCGAGTGGTGGAACGCATCCAGGCCTCGCTGTTCGTGGACAGCGTGGAAACCCGCCAGACGTCGATCAACCGCCCCTGGCTCGGCGCCACCACGGTGGGCGACCTGAAGGTGCTGTGCGAACGCTTTCTCGGCGAAAGCCAGGTGGCCAAGGCCTTTAACGACTACGCCCGGCGCAACGCAACCACCCTTGACGACGACGCCCGGGCCTCCATCGACGTCATCCAGTTCACCGAGCGCTTTCTGGCCTCGGTGCTCGGCGCATCGTCGGCGCGCATCGTGGTCAACTCGGCGCTGCAGGGTCGCGGTATCGGCATTTCCGACGTGATCTCGATTGTCGATGAGGCCTCCCAGGTGCTCGAATTCAACCGTGCACTGCTTCAGGCCACCATCGAAAACATCAGTCAGGGCATCAGCGTGGTGGACCAGCACCTGCGGCTGGTGGTGTGGAATCAGCGCTACCTGGAGCTGTTCCGCTTTCCCGACCACCTGATCCGCGTGGGCGCGCCCATTGATCGTATCTTCCGCTACAACGCCCACAGCGGCGAATACGGCCCCGGCGACCCGGAAGAGCACGTGGAGCTTTTGCTCGACAATATCCGCGAGGGTCAGCCCCACCGCTACGTGCGCTATCGCCAGGACGGCAGCGTGCTGGAAGTCCAGGGCAATCCCATGCCCGGCGGCGGCTTTGTCTATACCTACCAGGATATTACCCGGCAAAAGCGCACCGAAGAGGCGCTGATCCGCTCGGAAAACAACATCCGCATCTATACCGACAACGTGCCGGCATTGATCGCCTACTTCGACAAGGACTGCCGCTACCTCTTTACCAACCGCGCCTACGAGCAGGCCTTCGGCGTGGATCGCCACGCGGTGATCGGCCGGCGCTTTGCCGACGTCATGCCCGCTGACAAGGCCCGGGTGCGCGCCGACTGGATCCGCCGGACGCTTGCCGGCGAGCGGGTCAGCTTCGAAGTCGCCATGCCCATCGCCGGCGAGCGCCATCACATGCTGGTGACCTACACCCCGCACTTTGACGATGGCGGCGCCGCTCTCGGCTTTTTTGCCCTCTACCAGGACATTACCGAGCGCCGCCTGGCCGAGATCGCGCTCAAGGAAACCAACGAGACCCTGGAAGAGCGGGTGTACGAGCGCACCCAGGAGCTCTCCCGGGCCAAGCAGCTGGCGGAAGACGCCAACACCTCCAAGACGCGCTTTCTTGCCGCCGCCAGCCACGACCTGCTGCAGCCGCTCAACGCCGCGCGGCTGTTCACCTCGGCGCTGGCCCAGAACCAAACCGCCGACGACGATCGTCACACCATCGACCATATCGACAACTCGCTGCAGGCCGCCGAAGAGCTTTTAGGTACCCTGCTGGACATTTCCAAGCTGGACGCCGGCGCGCTCACGGCCCGGCGCAGCCACTTTGCCCTGGCCGACATTTTCCGCCCGCTGCGCGCCGAATTCGACGTCATGGCGGCCGACCGAGGGCTGGACCTGACCGTGGTGCCTACCGAGCAGTGGGTGGACAGCGACGCCCAGATGCTGCGCCGTATCGTGCAGAACTTTCTCTCCAACGCCCTGCGCTATACCCGGGAGGGCCGCGTGCTGCTGGGCTGCCGGCGCGCAGGGGAACGGCTGCGCATCGAAGTCTGGGATACCGGCCCGGGGATCGCCGAGGCCAAGCAAGCGGAAATCTTCCAGGAGTTCCGCCGCCTGGATCAAAGCTCACGCCACCGCGAAAACGAGAAAGGGCTGGGGCTGGGGCTATCCATTGCCGAGCGCATGAGCCGGGTGCTGGATCACCCCATCGCGGTGCGCTCCCGGGAAGGCGCCGGCACGGTATTCTCCGTCAGCGTGCCGGCGGTCGAAGCCCAGGCCGCCGCAGACACGGCCCCCGAGCCTCGTCGCCGGGCAGGCAACAAGCTCGCCGGCGCGCGCATTGTGTGCATCGATAACGAGTCGCTGATTCTCGAAGGCATGAGCGCCATGCTCGGCGGCTGGGGGTGCGAAGTGTTCACCGCCACCAGCATCGGCGGGGCCAAATCGATTCTGCGCAATATGGAAGGCGACCCTGAGGCGATACTCGCCGACTACCATCTGGGCAACGAAGTCACCGGGCTGATGGCGCTGGAGGCCCTTGGCGAACGCCTGCAGGGCGAGGTGCCCGGCATCGTGATCACCGCCGACCGCACCGAAGCGGTGGCCGACGAGGTCCGGCGCGCCGGCCACCACCTGCTGCAAAAGCCGGTGCGCCCGGCGGCCCTGCGCGCCCTGCTGACCCGGACGCTGCAGGCCCGCCGCGGGGCGCAGAAAACCTAG
- a CDS encoding response regulator transcription factor, protein MAIAHKFIVADDHPLFRAALTQALRQLAPEAEIVEADTMEATTEAVNRHPDADLVLLDLHMPGANGFSGLIQLRGQMPDIPVVVISGSDEPYVVRRALDYGASGFIPKSSSLTLIAEAVSEVLEGEVWLPEALAGVLDDANEEEARFAEAIASLTPQQFRVLNMLTDGLLNKQIAYELNVSEATIKAHVTAILRKLGVHSRTQAVIAAQKLEVEPPKLES, encoded by the coding sequence ATGGCTATTGCCCATAAGTTTATCGTCGCTGACGACCATCCGCTGTTCCGCGCCGCGCTGACCCAGGCGCTGCGTCAGCTGGCGCCCGAAGCGGAGATCGTCGAAGCCGACACCATGGAAGCCACCACGGAGGCCGTCAACCGGCATCCGGATGCCGACCTGGTGTTGCTCGATCTGCACATGCCCGGCGCCAACGGCTTTTCCGGGCTGATCCAGCTGCGCGGGCAAATGCCCGACATACCGGTGGTGGTCATCTCGGGGAGCGACGAGCCCTACGTGGTGCGCCGGGCGCTGGACTACGGCGCATCGGGGTTCATTCCCAAGTCGTCTTCCCTGACGCTGATTGCCGAGGCGGTGAGCGAAGTGCTTGAGGGCGAAGTCTGGTTGCCCGAGGCCCTGGCCGGCGTGCTTGACGATGCCAACGAGGAAGAGGCGCGCTTTGCCGAGGCCATTGCGTCGCTGACGCCCCAGCAGTTTCGCGTGCTCAACATGCTCACCGACGGCCTGTTGAACAAGCAGATCGCCTACGAGCTCAACGTTTCGGAAGCCACCATCAAGGCCCACGTCACCGCCATCCTGCGCAAGCTCGGCGTGCACTCGCGCACCCAGGCGGTCATCGCCGCCCAGAAGCTTGAGGTAGAGCCGCCCAAGCTCGAATCCTGA
- the acs gene encoding acetate--CoA ligase yields the protein MTEQHKNIYPVPDALAKRAWIGKADYEALYRQSIEDPEGYWAEQAKRLDWIKAPTKIKNASFDVNNVDIRWFEDGTLNASVNCLDRHLETRGDQPAIIWEGDDPANDKTLTYRELYEKTCQLANGFKEMGIGKGDVVTLYMPMVPEAAIAMLACARIGAIHSVVFGGFSPDAVAQRVVGAKSKLIITADESVRGGKQVPLKDNVDAALTRDGTEVCENVLVVKRTGGDIDWHEGRDVWYDDLVSRQATDCPAEEMGAEDPLFILYTSGSTGAPKGMKHTTGGYLTYVAMTHQYVFDYHDGDIYWCTADVGWITGHSYIVYGPLANGATTLMFEGVPSYPTPGRMGEVVDKHKVNVLYTAPTAIRALRAHGDDVMDSSSRDSLRVLGTVGEPINPEAWEWYYRVVGKAQCPVVDTWWQTENGGILISPLPGATDLKPGSATLPLFGIKPGIVDNDGNLLEGEAEGNLVILDAWPGIARSIWGDHERFVQTYFSTYPGMYFTSDAAYRDADGYYWITGRVDDVLNVSGHRMGTSEIESSLVAHDKVAEAAVVGFPHDIKGQGIYIYVTLAEDFEPSDELKKELIQWVRKDIGPIASPDVIQWATDLPKTRSGKIMRRILRKIATNETEGLGDTSTLADPSVVDELIEHRANR from the coding sequence ATGACGGAGCAGCACAAGAACATCTATCCGGTTCCCGACGCACTGGCGAAGCGTGCCTGGATCGGCAAGGCGGACTACGAGGCACTTTATCGCCAGTCCATCGAGGATCCCGAAGGCTACTGGGCGGAGCAGGCCAAGCGGCTTGACTGGATCAAGGCGCCCACCAAGATCAAGAACGCCTCGTTCGACGTGAACAACGTCGATATCCGCTGGTTCGAAGACGGCACCCTCAACGCCAGCGTCAACTGTCTTGATCGTCATCTCGAGACTCGCGGCGACCAGCCGGCGATCATCTGGGAGGGGGATGACCCGGCAAACGACAAGACGCTCACCTATCGCGAGCTTTACGAGAAGACCTGTCAGCTGGCCAACGGCTTCAAGGAAATGGGCATCGGCAAGGGCGACGTGGTGACGCTCTACATGCCGATGGTTCCCGAAGCGGCCATCGCCATGCTCGCCTGCGCGCGCATCGGCGCGATCCACTCGGTGGTATTTGGCGGTTTCTCTCCGGATGCCGTGGCCCAGCGTGTGGTCGGGGCCAAATCCAAGCTGATCATCACCGCCGACGAGTCGGTGCGCGGTGGCAAGCAGGTGCCGCTCAAGGACAACGTCGACGCCGCTCTGACGCGTGACGGCACCGAGGTGTGCGAAAACGTGCTGGTGGTCAAGCGTACCGGCGGCGATATCGACTGGCACGAGGGGCGCGACGTCTGGTACGACGATCTTGTCTCTCGCCAGGCTACCGACTGCCCGGCCGAGGAGATGGGGGCCGAGGATCCGCTGTTCATCCTCTACACCTCGGGCTCTACCGGCGCGCCCAAGGGCATGAAGCACACCACCGGCGGCTACCTGACGTACGTCGCCATGACCCATCAGTATGTCTTCGACTACCACGATGGCGACATCTACTGGTGCACCGCCGACGTTGGCTGGATCACCGGCCACAGCTATATCGTCTACGGGCCGCTGGCCAACGGCGCCACTACGCTGATGTTCGAGGGCGTACCGAGCTATCCGACGCCCGGCCGCATGGGCGAGGTGGTCGACAAGCACAAGGTCAACGTCCTCTACACCGCCCCCACCGCCATCCGCGCGCTGCGCGCTCACGGCGACGACGTCATGGATTCCAGCAGCCGCGACAGCCTGCGCGTGCTGGGTACCGTGGGCGAGCCGATCAACCCCGAGGCCTGGGAGTGGTATTATCGGGTGGTGGGCAAAGCGCAGTGCCCGGTCGTCGACACCTGGTGGCAGACCGAAAACGGCGGTATTTTGATCTCGCCGCTGCCCGGGGCCACCGACCTCAAGCCGGGCTCCGCCACCCTGCCGCTGTTCGGCATCAAGCCGGGTATCGTCGATAACGACGGCAACCTGCTGGAAGGCGAAGCCGAGGGCAACCTGGTGATCCTCGATGCCTGGCCGGGAATCGCGCGCTCCATCTGGGGCGATCACGAGCGCTTCGTGCAGACCTACTTCTCGACCTATCCGGGCATGTATTTCACCAGCGATGCCGCGTACCGCGATGCGGACGGCTATTACTGGATCACCGGGCGGGTGGACGACGTTCTCAACGTCTCCGGGCACCGCATGGGCACCTCCGAGATCGAGTCGTCGCTGGTGGCCCACGACAAGGTGGCCGAGGCGGCCGTGGTCGGCTTCCCCCACGATATCAAGGGGCAGGGCATCTATATCTACGTGACCCTCGCCGAAGACTTCGAGCCCAGCGATGAGCTCAAGAAAGAGCTGATCCAGTGGGTGCGCAAGGATATCGGTCCTATCGCCTCGCCGGACGTGATTCAGTGGGCTACCGACCTTCCCAAGACCCGTTCGGGCAAGATCATGCGCCGCATTCTGCGCAAGATTGCCACCAATGAGACCGAAGGGCTGGGCGATACCAGCACGCTTGCCGATCCAAGCGTCGTGGATGAGCTGATCGAGCACCGCGCTAACCGCTGA
- a CDS encoding SprT family zinc-dependent metalloprotease — translation MSSLPSKTAAPLPAWPDEALAGLDDEALEQAARRRVTEALERAREVHPGLPAPRVWFDLRGASAGQAHLGRGGLRFNPVLLAENRAAFFSDVIPHEMAHWLVFHLENGPRLKPHGREWQTVMRDLYALTPRVTHRLDVSRARSAPYRYVCSCGDHYFTPQRHAQRRKGRRYRCRRCAQTLVYCGG, via the coding sequence GTGTCCAGTTTACCATCAAAAACGGCTGCGCCGCTGCCCGCCTGGCCCGACGAGGCGCTGGCCGGGCTCGATGACGAAGCGTTGGAGCAGGCTGCCCGTCGGCGAGTGACCGAGGCGCTCGAGCGCGCCCGGGAGGTCCATCCGGGTTTGCCCGCGCCCCGGGTATGGTTCGATCTCAGGGGCGCCTCGGCCGGCCAGGCCCACCTGGGGCGCGGCGGGCTGCGCTTCAATCCGGTGCTTTTGGCAGAAAACCGCGCGGCGTTCTTTAGCGACGTCATTCCCCACGAAATGGCCCACTGGCTGGTGTTTCATCTGGAGAACGGGCCGCGGCTCAAGCCCCACGGGCGCGAATGGCAAACGGTGATGCGTGACCTTTATGCCCTGACGCCCCGGGTGACCCACCGGCTGGACGTCAGCCGGGCACGCTCGGCCCCGTACCGCTACGTTTGCAGCTGTGGCGATCACTACTTCACCCCGCAGCGCCATGCCCAGCGGCGTAAAGGGCGGCGTTACCGCTGTCGGCGGTGCGCTCAGACGTTGGTCTATTGTGGCGGTTAA
- a CDS encoding YecA/YgfB family protein, producing MSQRPASPRPSDDASAAAPPEPLLDDDALERLDDFLDSGRVDEDALDLISTHGFMVALAVAPSHIPDDPWQAELFQGEPDYADRAERDEITGLLAALRDNAVALLEQGGLVELPFELRLDGLPPEETPIGDWCAGFMEGVFVDESAWFAEDEEAAATLLLPFMLLSGLFDDEPDIAELAGDTERLEALTAQLPELVLDLYLHYRVTPENTGKPKPRPKKSAGGAKGKGGKAKKPRR from the coding sequence ATGTCACAGCGCCCTGCTTCCCCCCGCCCGAGCGACGACGCTTCCGCTGCCGCGCCCCCGGAGCCGCTGCTGGACGACGACGCCCTTGAGCGGCTCGACGACTTCCTCGACTCCGGCCGCGTGGACGAAGACGCCCTGGATCTTATCTCGACCCACGGCTTCATGGTTGCCCTGGCGGTGGCCCCCAGCCACATCCCCGACGACCCGTGGCAGGCCGAGCTGTTTCAGGGCGAGCCGGACTACGCCGATCGGGCCGAGCGCGATGAAATCACCGGCCTGCTGGCCGCGCTGCGCGATAACGCCGTTGCGCTGCTGGAACAGGGCGGGCTTGTCGAGCTGCCGTTCGAGCTTAGGCTCGACGGTCTGCCCCCGGAAGAAACGCCGATCGGCGACTGGTGCGCCGGCTTCATGGAAGGCGTGTTCGTTGATGAAAGCGCCTGGTTTGCCGAAGACGAAGAGGCCGCCGCCACCCTGCTGCTGCCGTTCATGCTGCTGTCCGGCCTGTTTGACGACGAGCCCGATATTGCCGAACTCGCCGGCGATACCGAACGGCTGGAAGCGCTCACCGCCCAGCTGCCCGAACTGGTGCTGGACTTATACCTGCACTACCGCGTCACGCCGGAAAATACCGGCAAGCCCAAGCCGCGACCGAAAAAATCCGCCGGCGGTGCCAAGGGCAAGGGGGGCAAAGCGAAAAAGCCGCGCCGTTAG
- a CDS encoding class I SAM-dependent methyltransferase, with the protein MALPEGLVLERRAEGLVLAGSEARDGKPLRVDYVGGKAGHRRRFGGGRGQLIARACGLANGVTPSVVDATAGLGRDAFVLASLGAPVLLIERVPAIAALLADGLERAAAHPDTANIAARMRLMPGDAAVELEALVAAADFSPQVVHLDPMFPHREKSALVKKEMRLFRRLAGDDADAPGLLEAALDVATHRVVVKRPRKAPPIEGPGASHAFEGKTSRYDIYVHRSLRPGRG; encoded by the coding sequence ATGGCGCTGCCGGAAGGGCTCGTTCTGGAGCGGCGCGCCGAAGGGCTGGTGCTGGCCGGCAGTGAGGCGCGCGACGGCAAGCCGCTGCGGGTGGACTACGTCGGCGGCAAGGCCGGCCACCGGCGCCGCTTTGGCGGCGGGCGCGGCCAGCTCATTGCCCGGGCCTGCGGGCTGGCGAACGGGGTGACTCCAAGCGTGGTGGATGCTACCGCCGGGCTTGGTCGGGACGCCTTTGTGCTGGCAAGCCTGGGTGCACCGGTGCTTTTGATCGAGCGGGTGCCGGCGATCGCCGCGCTCTTGGCCGACGGCCTTGAGCGCGCCGCGGCGCACCCCGATACCGCCAACATCGCCGCGCGAATGCGGTTAATGCCGGGGGACGCCGCCGTCGAGCTTGAGGCGCTGGTGGCCGCGGCTGATTTTTCTCCCCAGGTGGTGCATCTGGATCCGATGTTCCCCCACCGGGAAAAATCCGCGCTGGTGAAAAAGGAAATGCGCCTTTTTCGCCGGCTGGCCGGCGACGACGCCGACGCCCCGGGGCTGCTTGAGGCCGCGCTCGACGTCGCCACTCACCGGGTGGTGGTCAAGCGCCCGCGCAAGGCCCCGCCCATCGAAGGCCCCGGGGCGTCGCACGCCTTTGAGGGCAAGACCAGCCGCTACGATATCTACGTTCACCGCTCCCTGCGCCCGGGTCGCGGCTAG